The region AGGAAGGTCTGTAAGGAATAAACATCATCAAAAGAACATAAGATAATGCATCCCAGCACAGAGTGCACATTGCATGATTGTATAATAATGTCTGCTGTTCTCACCCGCAGGATAGAGAACATTCTTAACCACATGGATTACACCGTTTGTTGCCATCAGGTCACTGTCCGGCACATCCACAGAGTTGACATGAATGGAGTTGTTTACCTGGGaaaaccagaaaaaaacaatgtatgtataaatattttttaaagcgTATCAATAAACACATTCTTATTTTGTGAGCTATGTCCATTActgttaaaataatatatactgcACTGAGACCATTTTGAAATGGTTTGACATGAAAGGTTTTATTAGGAATCCGTCAGTGTGCTCTTTTGTTGGAAGGGACATCTAAGAATTAAATTCCTGCAATCTAAGGTGGAGGTGACTAAAGGTGAGCATGCTGAGTCAGTAAGGGAAAGAGTttcccttctcctcttcctacAAGCTCACCCTCTCACCCACTGAATTGAGCCACATCAGtccagttttaaaaaaaacctaatGCTTCCCTGAATCATTGTCCATGGCTGATAACCTGATCAGCACGATAGGAGAGAGACGGAGGGCAAATTTGAGGTAGTGgatgaaatgatgaaaaagctgtCATGGAGACTGATGAGCAAGAGCAAGCAGACAGAGAAAAATGGCAGGTGGAGGGTGTCAGATGGGAGGTGGGGAATGGCAGGTGAATACCTGAGAGTGGGCGTTGTTGGAAATGACGGGAAGCCAGGTTTTATTACTTCTGGCCTTACTCCAGAGATATCCAGCTTTGAAGTTATAGATTAGCACTGGCTCTTTGATGCTATTGTTTAAATGAGAACATGGGTAAAGATTGGGTTTAAGTCTCACAATGGAGGCTTTGAAGAAGGACAAaataatgtgtgtttatgtacagtcatttaaagtttgATTACATAATACAAATATGCTCTTAAAGGAAGAATAAACCCTTGGATATGATCTCCTCTGCTTCTTTTTCCCAGAGAGCCTTTTTTAATCAAACGTGGGCAGGAGTTGAAATCTGGCTGCCAGTCAATTAGTTTGTAGAGTATAATCATTGTTGCACATCTTACTCAAAAAGCAAAATTTTTATGTGTTGAATTTCACATGCTGAAATAGGTATTGTCTAATGGGTTGTTTGATTGTTGGCACAGATGTACACTCAAATAATGGCTGAttatacatacagaaataactTGCAGGTTGTTGCCCTGGAGGGTTTTGAGCAAGTTGGTAACTCCTCCCTCTAATCCTCCATTGATGAAGATGCCATTACTGAAGTGGTAGAGCAGAATGATCCTTAAAGCATTCAGATCACCTGTCAATGACACGAGGTAAACATGATTTACTTCCTGTACAGGACAACTagcattctttctctctcctcaccCCTGCATTATGTAACTTTAAATCAGAACAAAACTAGCTTAAAAGCAATCCCCAATGCATGAAAGGATGTGGTTGTGTGTTCATTTCAGTGGAGTACTCACTTTTGAGCAGAGCCAAGTCCTCTTTACTGAGGTCACCAAAGGCATCGTCAGTTGGTGCAAAGATGGTGTAGGAGCCTTCCTGCTTCAGTAGATTAGTCAGACCTGCTGTCTCCATTAGCGACAGGAAAATCCtacatttataaaacaaaaaaagtaaagaagaaaGTCATCAATATACACaatcaacatacagtacagtactgtaGGAGTGAAATGAAGCTTAAACTTAAGAGCAATATGCATTTTGGATCCATGGAAATgataatattgatgttttacaattcaaaaagacagaaataataaaaaataaaaatacattttgaggcagttctgttgtcattttctgtttttttatcatGGTAAACTACTGTGCTTCAGACTGCACAAACGTCAGCCAGTCAAGACATCAACTTTCTCCACCAGGAGAAGAACAGCTCTGGTTATAATGGCACAATGAGTTCTGTGCTGTAAAGATACGATTTGTCACGTTTGGATCAAAAACCTGTAGTGTGTAGCTCATTTTAGGCAGGAGGATTGTGGTTTTAGGAATTGTAATATGATGGACTGTGCGTGAGACTTGTGTGGTCCCATTAATTCACACATCTGCTTATGGAGTTAGAATCATgccaaaacctcacacacacacacacacacacacacacacacacacacacacacacacacaaaacgtgttTTACTCACGCCCAACGATTCACAAACATTATTTGAAACATTATtcacaaactaatgcattttgttctgcaaataagaaacctacctatcaaacaaatacagtatgttttacacatacaaagaaacgtatttcttcaatgacaaaaaatatcctgcaagtacaaactaaaatctttcaagtacaaaaaaaaatccttgaaGTACAAAACAAAATCCTACAAGTACAAGGTGAAGatgggtaactgaaagaaatccagcatgttgatcttgcttcgtagtagcCTACAGGTTGCCagtctcacagaattctgtgaaatgaacacggccccttaactcaataTCTGTGGCAGTGTCACAGATTCGCCGAAAATTCTGTGACGGGGCCACGGATGCGATGCCTATGTAGGTCGATGACAGGCATCATCTGTGGTCTATGACAGATTCCCTGATCACAGCACGTTTCTTTCTGtacagagaagctgtatacagctttgctattattggtatttttagcccaataaccgttgttttaatcaacatttattcaccagatcttatcatggtttaattgtatttcttttaatgttattatttcggtcagGGAAGCTGCtttgttgttttgatattttttaaactataatacTACATCTAGCAACATATATGTAGATATTATCatagtatgcatttctttattttaataatattattttggtcttattactggtgaaatattacagtataagCCAGAGCAGAGTATGATATAGAGTAATTAGAAAACGATTTTAAGTAAttacttcaatatacatatatataatcagtggttttgtcaccagcaacaacacgttgctcagctttgttcAGTAAGTTTAACCGccaaacgtttttttaaaaatccgcgtgtatatatctatggtcctGGCAGGCTTAAATTGACTTaacagcgccacctgctgttgtggAATGCGAATAACAGGACATTTGTTAGAAAATTtacctgcatttgtgtgtggttCAGCAAGGCGGAAAATTAGTGCCAAAAGTCACGTGACAGTTTTTCGTACTTGtaaaatttgttttgtacttgtaggatttttttttgtacttgatggattttttttttgtacttgtaggattttttttgtacttgtaggatTTTTGTTTGTacttgaagattttttttttgtacttgaaagattttagtttgtacttgcaggatattttttgtcattgaagaaatacgtttctttgtatgtgtaaaacatactgtatttgtttgataggtaggtttcttatttgcagaacaaaatgcattagtttgtgaatgatgttttgtatttgcaaaccacactgagtttgtttgtgaatcgttgggcgtgagtaaaacacgtttttgtgtgtgtgtgtgtgtgtgtgtgtgtgtgtgtgtgtgtgtgtgtgtgtgtgtgtgtgtgaggttttggcATGATTCTAACTCCATATCTGCTGCCTCAGTTATTCGTCATCAGACTCAACTGGTGCCAATATCTGTCACAGATCCATGTATATGGTATGGTTTGCAAATGTCAGGAAACCAAATGTATTAAACAcaacaaataaacaataattaCATCCAACCTGATTAGTATTAACAagtagagtaaaaaaaaacgtaaaataAGGCAGTTCTTACTTGAACCGTCCATCAGCAATCAGAAGCTCGTAGATCGTTTTCTCGGCCGGTTTGATGATGGACTTCATAACATGGAGGGCACTTTTGCTTCCTTCTTTACTGCCACGTACCATACATGCATTTTCTATGCACACGGCCTAACAAAGGAAGAGCATTCAGAGAGCAGGATTACAGGTCTAATAGTCCCTGTACAAATCTGGTAACTATTAGGTCACGGGAGGGGGCTGtcacactgtactgtttgattGCAATCAATCAAAAAGAAGAATACAAAAGTTTCTGTGAGGAAATTTAACCCAGCTGTTTCTAATATCTGAACCAGCAGAGCAGAAACACACTTCATCTGCCAGAGCTTGACTAATTAGCTGTTTTATTGCATTTGCTTACAGTTGAAAGACAGCAAAATTATGTTAACACTTGGTAAGGGGGCCGGTAATGGCTTTCAGATTTCCAATATGGAGGCAGACGCTCTCCATTGTCTTTCCGtcactttttatttatcttattttcCTGTTCCTTGATGACTCTGGTTGACTCTCTAATGCaacaattcacacacacacacacacacacacacacacacacacacacacacacacacacacacacacacacacacacacacacacacacacaaacatacacacaaacacacagttctCACAGTGCGGTAAATGAAGACTCGGAGCAGTTTTCCAGCCAGTGTTTCCAGAAGCTGTCCATTGTAGAGCTCACTCAGTGTAACTTTCAGCTTCAAGATAtggttttccaaaatgtatctCAGCAGGCTCTGGTCTGTTGACATCACCTCgtctgacaaacacacagaacagtTACAGATTTAAAATTACTAGTTTTATATGAGATGCCAATCCTGATTAAACATTTCCTTCTGTGTGTGctttaaaaagtcttagtagTGAAAAGTATATAATGAGTTAGCATATTTTTGATCTGTGAAAGACAACATATGACTTTTCTTTTACATCCTTGCTCAAAGTCAATTCTCTTAATTCAACTCACTAGTGAAGGCAGTGTTGACGGGAGCAAGGAGTGTGTACTCTGTTTTCGGACCCATGGCAGCGGCTAAGCCCAATTCGGACACCATGTCAGTGAACGTGCTCTGGGAGTCTCCCATTAGCTCCAATCCATCCTTGGCTGATGAATCACATAAACATAACATATTAATGATCACATTTTGCCAAATGATTTCAACAAATGTTAGAATTTGCTGAGGGAGAAGTTGGATTCAACATGTGTTTCACCTGAGTCAGGGATGAGCACCCGGTCAATGAAGTGGATGACACCATTAGTGGTGACAATGTCCTTCTTCAGCACCATCTTGATTCCATTGACTGTCAAACTATCGCCATCACAGCCGATCTCTATGGTGCTGCCCTCTGCGGTCTCATACTCTGACCCTGCCATGATTGCTTCAGAACACTGGACACTCTTCAACAGGTGGTATTTCACCAGGGCTGAGTAGGTGGGACAAAGTGGGAGAAAGATAGAGgttgacaaacacacacagctgttgaTCAGATTGCACACTTTAATATACTTTGTGGGTTGCCTGTAGTTATTTTTGTACTCTGGTTACACAATCTGAGGTTTACAGTGGCAATCATTACTCATGCACAAGGACATACATATTCTTTCAACTATTTTAGAAATATTTAGGCACTTCTGTCAACATTAAGATATGGGATTACACCTCTGACTGAGTCCAACTGTCAAACTTAGCCAGCAAAACTGGTTTGCTAAAGCAATGCAATGACAACATGTAAAAACCCTTCCAAACCCACAAGAACTCAAATGCAATCAGTGTCGCACTGCCAGCCAAATTACTCTTTGGCTCAAACCTTCCCTTGAAAAAACAAGACACAAGGCTTCATATCATCTTTACTTTGGAGGTTTTCATGGTTGGTCAGCAAAGCCTGTTTGCCAAGTATCTGAGAAATTATCTGAGGTTGTATTGTGTCCCCAGAGGGAGCCACTTACTGAGGACACCACAAACTTCATGGCTTCATGCTAATAGATGTTCCTGGCATGCCATTGACTCAGCAAATAGGCAGATAAGCTGCAACTGTGGAGACATGAGTTTCCGGTTTCATTGTGTGGTTTGtggacatgcctgtgtgtgagtgtgtgtctactCATTTGCTCCTGAGAATTTGATGGTTATCTAAGTTTAGACATGCTTTTGGGAGGAATTTGCAGAATGGGTTCGGAAGATAGTTTCAGTAGTTTAGTTTTGAAATAAACTGTCAATGTGATTAAAGTTTACTTCAGGTCAAATGAATGTTACAGAATAAGattctacagccatgctagtggctctGTGATGCTGTACTGATTTGAGGGGGGATGAGGGGGGATGCCATCTCCCTTCTTAAAAAGGTGACCAAAATGCCCCCTTGTTAACCTGCCACACTCCACTAaatacaaagtacagctgatgcTAGTGAGAATATCATTACGTGTTACGAGTATTTagccttaaagctacattgtgtaagaatttctcccatctagctgtgaaattgtatatggcaactaactgaatattactttctagcccctcccattccaaTCGCGTTTCAACTCCTACGATGGCCatattattccaagaagtacgactttgtccgtgagtgttccttccagtgtaataatagttttatgttattttggtaccatttcattgctaacataaGCTATTAGGTTCCCAAATGAATGCAAgttaatgttagtaaagtatcagcgtgatcctccatcttcaacaggctttcaaatctgccggcagtcgcgagtaatctccccctggcattcgtcacggtgccactgagtgtaaaagcgcaaaaggcggaggtatgtccctctttggctaatgtattttaaagatggaggcgcaacatggcagaatatgtaataatgtattctgaatgattctgaatggcagattctacactTACAAgaagaatactttgattagttggtggaagtaattacacatgaatgagcacatatttgtgaaagaacaaagttttttttgctaagaatcaactcaactcaaaacattacacaatggagctttaaacaAATTTAAATTTGAACCTAATGATGGCGCTACATGAAAAGTCAGGGGCATAAATGTCTGCACCAAATTTCATTTCATGTACAAAATCTTGTGCCAATCTATCTGGTTGGTGTTGAGCTATTTGACTGGATACGTGTAAACTTTGATATGCTGCTGGTGCTAGAGGAAAGATCACTGAAGTCAGTAGGAATTTATTCTCTGGGGACCATGGAAGTCTGCACTagatgtcatggcaatccatccaacagttgttgaAATATGCCATTCCGGACCGAAGTGGTGAACAGACCGTCTGACCAGCTGACATTGGCTACAGCACGGCAACAGCTGAAATATTTAAGTGCTCTAAGTGACCTTTGCACACCAAAATCAATCAAAGCATGGTATGTAAGTAGTTTACGTCATCATTAGTGTATCACGTGTACAATGTACCTGCAGTAACATCCTTGTCTCCCATGATACGCTCAATGTAGCCTGGGCTCAATTTGTCAAAGGCTTCATCAGTGGGAGCAAACAGAGTATAGTGGCCAGGCTGGTCCAGCTTGTCCATCAGACCAGAAGTCAATGCCGCCGCCTGGGTAACAAGAACAAGTGTGTTTCACATGTAACATTTTGTCATACTGGGAGATACTAAACTGGTTCAAAGATTTTGCTCACAGCATTGAGTTTCTAATTGATACCGtttttaaatcagttttatCTGTCTTTTTACACACAAATTCCACTCCAAGCACATTGGTCAAATGTAATGTTGACTTTGTAACTTATTTTCAGCTTAGAGTGCTGCGTATTTTACATACTTTGAAGGAGGAGAGCTCATCGGTGACATCCAGGACATCCTTGATGTTGTTGGCCACACCTCTGATGACCCGATCAATGACATGCACCACACCATTTGTGGCCACCTGATTACCATGGATGATCCTGGCACAGTTTACTGTTACAATCTTCGAAGAGaggaaatgttttattaagccaCCAGCATCATTGGGGTCAGAAGGCCTGTATAGACATCATTCACTTGTGTATTCATGTGATCTAATGCATTACAACACAGTGTATGAACTGACCCCATTTGAGTAGTGGTTGATGTAGATCCCCAGGTCATTGTACATGGAAGTGACAGTCATGTCGTTCTTCATGTCTTTGGTCAAAAGACGGCGGTTCACCATGTGGAAGTGAAGAGCATTGTACAGCTCGATGTTCACGTTGCTCACCAGTGCAGACCGTACATCCTGGGGAAATCACAACGTCAGTCAAGAGTGAgtcattattgtatttttttgaaTTCCCTACAACTTCTACTTACAGATTCCACCTGCTCCCAGGCTTCATTACTAGGTGCAAACATGGTGAAGGAGCCGTTGCCTTCAATTTCCTCTCTCAGCTTGGACATGTCAGAATATTGCTGTGTGGTTGTAGCCTTTACGAGTCCCAGCGTACCATAGACATGGTCAATGGGAGCCACTGGGGGGGAAAGCAGAGAATTTGTTCCTGCTCAGAAACAGACTAGTCTATAGTACGAGTGAATTGAAATTTTGAattgggaagaaaaaaagaccagAAAGGGGCTGTGGTGAGAGCCACATACCTGCAGGGCATCCTCTCATGCCCTCCAGCTTAATGTACCCAGGACAGCATTCATATAGGACCAAGCTTCCaaagaaaaagcacaaataTGTTAGACCTGTGATACAGTAAATTAGCTGATATTgctataaaaaacataaattaagAAATTCAGCCAcagaatgtaaaaaataattatttgtttGGTGTCAGAGGGGATAC is a window of Perca fluviatilis chromosome 16, GENO_Pfluv_1.0, whole genome shotgun sequence DNA encoding:
- the LOC120544440 gene encoding periostin-like isoform X3, yielding MRGCPAVAPIDHVYGTLGLVKATTTQQYSDMSKLREEIEGNGSFTMFAPSNEAWEQVESDVRSALVSNVNIELYNALHFHMVNRRLLTKDMKNDMTVTSMYNDLGIYINHYSNGIVTVNCARIIHGNQVATNGVVHVIDRVIRGVANNIKDVLDVTDELSSFKAAALTSGLMDKLDQPGHYTLFAPTDEAFDKLSPGYIERIMGDKDVTAALVKYHLLKSVQCSEAIMAGSEYETAEGSTIEIGCDGDSLTVNGIKMVLKKDIVTTNGVIHFIDRVLIPDSAKDGLELMGDSQSTFTDMVSELGLAAAMGPKTEYTLLAPVNTAFTNEVMSTDQSLLRYILENHILKLKVTLSELYNGQLLETLAGKLLRVFIYRTAVCIENACMVRGSKEGSKSALHVMKSIIKPAEKTIYELLIADGRFKIFLSLMETAGLTNLLKQEGSYTIFAPTDDAFGDLSKEDLALLKSDLNALRIILLYHFSNGIFINGGLEGGVTNLLKTLQGNNLQVISVNNSIHVNSVDVPDSDLMATNGVIHVVKNVLYPADLPVGRQDLLVLLKKLIKYIQIKFVSGFSYAEIPLTFIKRTITTTHYVDTVPDVTKVTRVIGGDPSVTKVTRVIEGQPTFTKITRVTETEPIVTKVVVKGEPVITKVTRVIEGQPSLTKVTRVIEGGPSITKVTRVIEGQPTNTKITRVIEGGDPDADGNAGGARYTTANEPFIIEGPDFSKITTIHGDPNLIDEESERITKLIQEGGRFAAARKTPAGMRRRTRLGRRHYKPRE
- the LOC120544440 gene encoding periostin-like isoform X1 — translated: MCKLLVVISVLVALCSLGSVDSSAYDKIVTHSRIRARKEGPNVCALQQVQGTKKKYFSTCRNWYKGSICGKKTLVLYECCPGYIKLEGMRGCPAVAPIDHVYGTLGLVKATTTQQYSDMSKLREEIEGNGSFTMFAPSNEAWEQVESDVRSALVSNVNIELYNALHFHMVNRRLLTKDMKNDMTVTSMYNDLGIYINHYSNGIVTVNCARIIHGNQVATNGVVHVIDRVIRGVANNIKDVLDVTDELSSFKAAALTSGLMDKLDQPGHYTLFAPTDEAFDKLSPGYIERIMGDKDVTAALVKYHLLKSVQCSEAIMAGSEYETAEGSTIEIGCDGDSLTVNGIKMVLKKDIVTTNGVIHFIDRVLIPDSAKDGLELMGDSQSTFTDMVSELGLAAAMGPKTEYTLLAPVNTAFTNEVMSTDQSLLRYILENHILKLKVTLSELYNGQLLETLAGKLLRVFIYRTAVCIENACMVRGSKEGSKSALHVMKSIIKPAEKTIYELLIADGRFKIFLSLMETAGLTNLLKQEGSYTIFAPTDDAFGDLSKEDLALLKSDLNALRIILLYHFSNGIFINGGLEGGVTNLLKTLQGNNLQVISVNNSIHVNSVDVPDSDLMATNGVIHVVKNVLYPADLPVGRQDLLVLLKKLIKYIQIKFVSGFSYAEIPLTFIKRTITTTHYVDTVPDVTKVTRVIGGDPSVTKVTRVIEGQPTFTKITRVTETEPIVTKVVVKGEPVITKVTRVIEGQPSLTKVTRVIEGGPSITKVTRVIEGQPTNTKITRVIEGGDPDADGNAGGARYTTANEPFIIEGPDFSKITTIHGDPNLIDEESERITKLIQEGGRFAAARKTPAGMRRRTRLGRRHYKPRE
- the LOC120544440 gene encoding periostin-like isoform X2 is translated as MCKLLVVISVLVALCSLGSVDSSAYDKIVTHSRIRARKEGPNVCALQQVQGTKKKYFSTCRNWYKGSICGKKTLVLYECCPGYIKLEGMRGCPAVAPIDHVYGTLGLVKATTTQQYSDMSKLREEIEGNGSFTMFAPSNEAWEQVESDVRSALVSNVNIELYNALHFHMVNRRLLTKDMKNDMTVTSMYNDLGIYINHYSNGIVTVNCARIIHGNQVATNGVVHVIDRVIRGVANNIKDVLDVTDELSSFKAAALTSGLMDKLDQPGHYTLFAPTDEAFDKLSPGYIERIMGDKDVTAALVKYHLLKSVQCSEAIMAGSEYETAEGSTIEIGCDGDSLTVNGIKMVLKKDIVTTNGVIHFIDRVLIPDSAKDGLELMGDSQSTFTDMVSELGLAAAMGPKTEYTLLAPVNTAFTNEVMSTDQSLLRYILENHILKLKVTLSELYNGQLLETLAGKLLRVFIYRTAVCIENACMVRGSKEGSKSALHVMKSIIKPAEKTIYELLIADGRFKIFLSLMETAGLTNLLKQEGSYTIFAPTDDAFGDLSKEDLALLKSDLNALRIILLYHFSNGIFINGGLEGGVTNLLKTLQGNNLQVISVNNSIHVNSVDVPDSDLMATNGVIHVVKNVLYPADLPVGRQDLLVLLKKLIKYIQIKFVSGFSYAEIPLTFIKRTITTTHYVDTVPDVTKVTRVIGGDPSVTKVTRVIEGQPTFTKITRVTETEPIVTKVVVKGEPVITKVTRVIEGQPSLTKVTRVIEGGPSITKVTRVIEGQPTNTKITRVIEGGDPDADGNAGPDFSKITTIHGDPNLIDEESERITKLIQEGGRFAAARKTPAGMRRRTRLGRRHYKPRE